A single region of the bacterium genome encodes:
- a CDS encoding DUF3368 domain-containing protein, which yields MQNRLSVNILRTTLSAVESETLVLASELNGDLVLLDEKPARITADRIGISKTGTLGILVAAKSGGLISEVKPYVDELIAKDFRVSNELYLEILKQAGEI from the coding sequence GTGCAAAATCGACTTTCAGTAAATATTCTTCGGACAACTCTAAGTGCTGTTGAAAGTGAAACCCTGGTGTTGGCATCAGAATTAAATGGAGATTTAGTCTTGTTAGATGAGAAACCTGCGAGAATAACGGCGGATAGAATAGGAATCAGCAAGACTGGGACACTTGGTATATTGGTGGCGGCTAAGTCTGGTGGACTTATTTCAGAAGTGAAGCCATATGTTGATGAATTGATTGCCAAAGACTTCAGGGTGAGTAATGAGTTATATCTGGAGATATTAAAGCAGGCAGGGGAGATTTAG